The Chloroflexota bacterium genomic interval GCTGGGGTGCAGCATTTGTGTCGACATTACCGGCGATGTCATGCGCATGACGCGCGAGGGACGCGCGCCGCCCGATATCCGTGCCACGGTCATGGCGACATACGCGCGCTTTGGCCCGCCCAATCAGTAGCCACTCGCCCCGAGTATGAGCCGAATTATCTATCGGCGTCGGCTGTGGATCGCCGTGCTGACCGCCGCCTTGCTGATTGGCGTGATCGGCATCCCGTGGCCGGCCACTGCCGCGCCACCGGATGCCCTCACCATCGCCATCACGGCGCGCGCATTCGCCTACGCACCCGAATCGATCCGCGTGCCGCGCGGCGCCCGCCTCACGCTGACGCTTGAATCCCTCGACACCGTTCACGGCCTTTCGCTCGACGGTCACGCGGTTGAGATGACGGCCGAGCCGGGCCGCAGCAGCCGGGCGACATTCGTTGCCGAGCACGAGGGCAAGTTCAAGTTTCGCTGCTCCGTCTCCTGCGGGGCACTGCACCCGTTCATGATCGGCGAAGTCGTCGTTGAGCCGGAGGTTCCGTTCGCACGGGTCACGTTGGCGACGCTGGTTATCAGCGGCAGCGCGCTCGCCTGGTTCTGGAAACGATGAGCGCCCG includes:
- a CDS encoding cupredoxin domain-containing protein codes for the protein MSRIIYRRRLWIAVLTAALLIGVIGIPWPATAAPPDALTIAITARAFAYAPESIRVPRGARLTLTLESLDTVHGLSLDGHAVEMTAEPGRSSRATFVAEHEGKFKFRCSVSCGALHPFMIGEVVVEPEVPFARVTLATLVISGSALAWFWKR